The following are encoded in a window of Cryobacterium sp. CG_9.6 genomic DNA:
- the uraH gene encoding hydroxyisourate hydrolase, which produces MTPSAHTSPSRVTTHVLDTVRGAAAAGLAVTLEQHTMEGWLLLATGRTDADGRVTDLGPADLAPGRFRLSFDTGAWFAAAGESTFYPQVQITFEIRDAEAHYHVPLLLSPFAYSTYRGS; this is translated from the coding sequence GTGACTCCGTCCGCTCACACGTCGCCGAGTCGCGTCACAACCCACGTGCTCGACACGGTGCGGGGCGCTGCCGCCGCCGGGCTCGCCGTCACGCTCGAGCAGCACACGATGGAGGGCTGGCTCCTCCTGGCCACGGGACGCACGGATGCCGACGGCCGGGTCACCGACCTCGGCCCCGCCGATCTTGCCCCGGGTCGCTTCCGGCTGAGCTTTGACACGGGTGCCTGGTTCGCTGCGGCCGGAGAGAGCACCTTTTACCCCCAGGTGCAGATCACCTTCGAGATTCGTGACGCCGAGGCCCATTATCACGTGCCCCTGCTGCTGAGCCCGTTCGCGTACAGCACCTACCGCGGGAGCTGA
- the pucL gene encoding factor-independent urate hydroxylase, with the protein MAIILGSNRYGKAENRIVRIYRDTPRHEIHDVSVSTALRGDFAAAHLAGDQSQVLPTDTQKQTAYSFAKEKGLLSIESYALTLATHFVDHIEPVHSARVEVEEFAWERVDLDGSPHDHTWVRRGQETRTAAVTVDGIGDHQRCWVIGGLKDLTILKSTGSEFTGFMQDPYTLLQPTNDRVMATSLTAAWRFTVTDLDWEATYAQITGILISQFARVHSLALQQTLYEMGKAVLEECSFIAEVRLSAPNKHHFLYDLSPFGVENTNEVFHASDRPYGLIQTTVLHDDAPDAGPAWDSYTGLV; encoded by the coding sequence ATGGCGATCATTCTCGGTTCCAACCGCTACGGCAAGGCGGAGAACCGCATCGTGCGCATCTACCGGGACACTCCCCGGCACGAGATTCATGATGTGAGCGTGTCCACGGCGCTGCGGGGAGACTTTGCCGCCGCTCACCTCGCGGGCGATCAGTCGCAGGTGTTACCCACCGACACGCAAAAGCAGACGGCCTATTCGTTTGCCAAAGAAAAGGGTCTGCTGTCGATTGAGAGCTACGCCCTCACTCTCGCCACCCACTTTGTCGACCACATTGAGCCCGTGCACAGTGCGCGCGTGGAGGTGGAGGAATTCGCCTGGGAGCGCGTGGACCTCGACGGTTCCCCGCACGACCACACGTGGGTGCGTCGGGGGCAGGAAACCCGCACGGCCGCCGTCACCGTGGACGGTATAGGCGATCACCAACGGTGCTGGGTGATTGGCGGACTCAAGGATCTCACCATTTTGAAGTCAACCGGTTCGGAATTCACCGGGTTTATGCAGGACCCCTACACTCTGCTCCAGCCCACGAATGACCGGGTGATGGCCACCTCACTTACCGCCGCCTGGCGTTTCACGGTCACCGACCTGGATTGGGAGGCCACGTACGCCCAGATCACCGGCATTCTCATTTCCCAGTTCGCCCGGGTGCATTCCCTCGCCCTGCAGCAGACGCTCTACGAGATGGGCAAAGCCGTTCTCGAAGAGTGTTCCTTCATCGCGGAGGTGCGGCTCTCCGCACCGAACAAGCACCACTTCCTCTATGACCTCTCACCGTTCGGGGTGGAAAACACGAACGAGGTGTTCCACGCGTCCGACCGTCCCTACGGTCTGATTCAGACGACGGTGCTGCACGACGATGCACCGGATGCCGGCCCCGCGTGGGACTCGTACACCGGCCTCGTGTGA
- the allB gene encoding allantoinase AllB yields the protein MRDQHLVIRADAVLTPEGFAPLTVHVHNGVITHLGPRDAPLSEAPTGTAPTGSTREIILPPGHVLLPGIVDTHVHVNEPGRTEWEGFASATAAAAAGGVTTLIDMPLNSIPPTVTVAALELKRAAAQPQATVNVGFWGGVIPGTLGTLRSLHDAGVFGFKAFLSDSGVDEFPALSTAQLHAAGAEIAEFDGLLLVHAEDPAVLLAAPHVSGPRYQDFVAGRPDAAEHAAIATVIDVVQRTGVRAHILHLSSAAALPQLREAKACGLPITVETCPHYLSFTAEEIADGLTAFTCCPPIRSRANQHLLWQGLEDGVIDFIASDHSPATLDLKLGHGGDFARAWGGISGLQVSLPAVWTRARERGIGLDQVVEWMSGATARFAGLPTKGRIQVGADADLVAFAPHDTFRVQATELLHRNPVTAFDGVLLTGVVHATWVAGRSVFESTGIHSPRSGVPRSGALLTR from the coding sequence ATGCGCGATCAACACCTGGTGATTCGCGCCGACGCCGTGCTCACTCCGGAGGGATTCGCCCCCCTCACCGTGCATGTGCACAACGGAGTCATCACGCATCTGGGTCCCCGTGACGCGCCACTGAGTGAGGCGCCGACAGGTACTGCGCCGACAGGTTCCACCCGGGAGATCATCCTCCCGCCGGGCCACGTGCTCCTGCCCGGCATCGTCGACACGCACGTGCATGTGAACGAACCCGGGCGCACCGAGTGGGAGGGCTTTGCGAGTGCCACCGCGGCGGCCGCCGCCGGCGGTGTCACAACCCTGATCGACATGCCGCTCAACAGCATTCCACCGACGGTGACCGTGGCGGCCCTGGAGCTCAAGCGTGCGGCCGCGCAGCCGCAGGCAACCGTGAATGTGGGATTCTGGGGCGGCGTCATACCCGGCACCCTCGGCACCCTCCGCTCGCTGCACGATGCGGGAGTATTCGGCTTCAAGGCTTTTCTCTCCGACTCCGGAGTTGACGAGTTTCCGGCCCTGAGCACCGCCCAGCTGCACGCTGCCGGCGCCGAAATCGCCGAGTTTGACGGCCTCCTGCTCGTGCACGCCGAAGACCCGGCCGTGCTGCTGGCTGCACCCCACGTGAGCGGACCCCGGTACCAGGACTTCGTGGCCGGTCGCCCCGACGCCGCCGAGCACGCAGCCATCGCAACCGTGATCGACGTGGTGCAGCGCACCGGCGTGCGCGCGCACATTCTGCACCTGTCTTCGGCCGCCGCGCTCCCGCAGCTTCGGGAGGCGAAAGCCTGCGGGCTGCCGATCACGGTGGAGACCTGCCCGCACTACCTGAGCTTCACGGCCGAGGAGATTGCTGACGGGCTCACGGCCTTCACCTGCTGCCCACCCATCCGGTCGCGCGCCAACCAGCATCTGCTCTGGCAGGGGCTGGAAGACGGTGTGATCGATTTCATCGCCTCCGACCACTCGCCGGCCACGCTCGACCTCAAACTCGGCCACGGCGGGGACTTTGCCCGCGCCTGGGGCGGAATCTCGGGCCTCCAGGTGAGTCTGCCGGCCGTGTGGACCCGGGCTCGCGAACGCGGCATCGGTCTCGACCAAGTGGTGGAGTGGATGAGTGGAGCCACCGCCCGATTCGCCGGCCTCCCCACCAAGGGGCGCATCCAGGTGGGAGCGGATGCCGACCTCGTCGCCTTTGCGCCGCACGACACGTTTCGGGTTCAGGCAACCGAGCTGCTGCATCGGAACCCCGTCACCGCCTTTGACGGGGTGCTCCTGACCGGGGTGGTGCATGCCACCTGGGTAGCCGGGCGGTCCGTGTTCGAGAGCACCGGCATCCACTCACCCCGGTCAGGAGTACCCCGGTCAGGAGCGCTGCTCACCCGCTAA
- a CDS encoding molybdopterin cofactor-binding domain-containing protein, translating to MITVNGEPLEVSPAAGQSLRTLLRDAGHQDVKKGCDTGDCGACSVLVDGTPIHSCIYPAFRAEGTAITTVAGLGQPGNLAPVQQKFVDAAGFQCGFCTAGMIVTASTLTEHDLHDLPRLLKGNLCRCTGYRSIDDAIRGTHTPSDGSPAVRPSTLGPIVRTRPAADKPADPSGRVGTSLRAPAAERIVTGQESYTLDVQVPGLLHLAILASPHASARIAALDTSAALALPGVHAVLTHLDSPDVLFSTARHEDRLDDPDDTRVFDTVLRFRGQRVAAVVADSIAIAEAACRLITVEYDHLRAVFDPEEALEAGAALVHGDKNALISRVADPQRNLVAEMHGEHGDVTAGLTDATTVVSGRWQTQRIAHVALETHGTIGWMENDRLVLRTSSQVPFLVRTEICRLFDLSIDDVRVFTARVGGGFGGKQEILTEDVVALAVLTTGRPVQYEFTRTDEFTIAPVRHPIRVDVTLGATASGALTALTLGVLSDTGAYGNHGPGVMYHGSSESVALYRVPNKRVDAQCVYTNNPPSGAFRGYGLGQMIFAVESALDDLARELKINPFDLRRINSVLPGDPLVVTHTEGPDLIFGSYGLDQCLDLAQSALARGNNTPEPRGDEWRVGEGMASSMIATTPPRGHRCEASVTLESTGRYTVRVGTTEFGNGTTTVHTQIAATALGTTPDQIDVLHSDTDTSAYDTGAFGSAGVVIAGKAILGAATTLAQRLTSTAERMRGRTDTWTLHSDGLASGDEFLPLSEVIAAADTADLTARGVEDGSRRSLAFNVHAFRVAVNTLTGEIRILQSIQAADAGFVINPEQTRGQVEGGVAQAIGTALFEEVTLDGAGTVTTRVLRNYHIPQLVDLPVTEVYFAETTDDLGPYGAKSMSESTYNPVAPALANAVRDAIGVRPYELPMSRDRIWRLLQQPR from the coding sequence ATGATCACGGTCAATGGTGAACCCCTGGAGGTCTCCCCCGCGGCAGGCCAGAGCCTCCGTACCCTGCTGCGCGACGCGGGCCATCAGGACGTCAAGAAGGGCTGCGACACGGGCGACTGTGGCGCGTGCTCCGTACTCGTGGACGGCACCCCCATTCATTCCTGCATCTACCCGGCCTTCCGTGCCGAGGGTACGGCCATCACCACGGTGGCGGGCCTCGGCCAGCCGGGCAATCTCGCACCGGTGCAGCAGAAGTTCGTCGACGCCGCGGGGTTCCAGTGCGGTTTCTGCACGGCGGGCATGATCGTGACCGCCTCCACACTCACCGAGCACGACCTGCACGACCTGCCGCGTCTCCTGAAGGGCAACCTGTGCCGCTGCACCGGCTACCGCTCCATCGACGATGCCATCCGCGGCACGCACACACCGAGTGATGGCTCGCCAGCTGTGCGCCCGTCGACCCTCGGCCCCATTGTGCGCACCCGTCCGGCGGCCGACAAACCGGCCGACCCGAGCGGGCGCGTCGGCACGTCACTTCGAGCACCGGCAGCCGAGCGCATCGTCACCGGCCAGGAGTCCTACACGCTGGATGTGCAGGTACCTGGCCTCCTCCACCTGGCCATTCTGGCGAGCCCGCACGCCAGTGCGCGCATTGCAGCTCTGGACACGAGCGCGGCGCTGGCGCTTCCGGGCGTGCACGCGGTGTTGACGCACCTGGATTCTCCCGATGTGCTGTTTTCCACCGCCCGGCACGAGGACCGCCTCGACGATCCCGACGACACGCGAGTCTTCGACACCGTACTGCGCTTTCGCGGGCAGCGCGTGGCCGCCGTCGTGGCCGACTCCATTGCCATTGCCGAGGCCGCCTGCCGTCTCATCACGGTGGAATATGACCACCTTCGTGCCGTCTTCGACCCTGAGGAAGCGCTCGAAGCCGGAGCGGCGCTCGTGCACGGCGACAAGAATGCCCTGATCTCCCGCGTGGCCGATCCGCAGCGCAACCTGGTTGCCGAGATGCACGGTGAGCACGGTGATGTAACGGCCGGCCTCACGGACGCCACCACCGTCGTCTCCGGCCGCTGGCAGACCCAACGCATCGCCCATGTCGCGCTCGAAACGCACGGGACGATCGGCTGGATGGAAAACGACCGTCTGGTGCTCCGCACGAGTTCGCAGGTACCCTTTTTGGTGCGCACCGAGATTTGTCGCCTCTTCGACCTGAGCATCGACGACGTGCGCGTTTTCACCGCCCGCGTGGGAGGCGGCTTCGGTGGAAAGCAGGAGATCCTGACCGAAGACGTCGTGGCCCTGGCCGTTCTGACCACCGGTCGCCCGGTGCAGTACGAATTCACGCGCACCGATGAGTTCACCATCGCACCGGTGCGTCACCCCATCCGTGTGGACGTAACGCTCGGCGCGACCGCCTCCGGTGCACTTACGGCCCTCACCCTGGGCGTCCTGTCCGACACCGGTGCCTACGGCAATCATGGACCCGGCGTCATGTATCACGGCAGCTCCGAGTCGGTTGCGCTGTACCGTGTTCCCAACAAGCGAGTGGATGCCCAGTGCGTCTACACAAATAACCCCCCGTCGGGCGCCTTCCGCGGCTATGGCCTCGGTCAGATGATCTTTGCCGTGGAGAGTGCACTCGACGACCTCGCCCGCGAACTGAAGATCAATCCCTTCGATCTGCGACGCATCAACTCGGTGCTCCCGGGCGATCCGCTGGTGGTCACCCACACCGAGGGACCAGACCTCATTTTTGGCAGCTACGGGCTGGACCAGTGCCTCGATCTCGCCCAGTCAGCGTTGGCCCGAGGCAACAACACCCCGGAGCCACGAGGCGACGAGTGGCGGGTCGGCGAGGGTATGGCCTCGTCCATGATCGCCACGACTCCCCCGCGCGGCCACCGCTGCGAGGCATCCGTCACGCTGGAGAGCACGGGACGCTACACCGTGCGGGTGGGAACCACGGAATTCGGCAACGGCACCACGACGGTGCACACCCAGATCGCCGCCACGGCCCTCGGCACCACACCGGACCAGATCGATGTTCTGCACTCGGACACGGACACCTCCGCCTACGACACCGGTGCCTTTGGCTCGGCCGGAGTGGTGATTGCCGGCAAGGCCATTCTTGGTGCCGCCACCACTCTCGCGCAGCGCCTTACCAGCACGGCCGAGCGGATGCGCGGACGCACCGACACCTGGACGCTCCACAGCGATGGGCTCGCCTCCGGAGACGAGTTCCTGCCCCTGTCCGAGGTTATTGCTGCCGCGGACACTGCTGATCTGACCGCACGCGGGGTCGAAGACGGCAGCCGCCGCTCACTGGCCTTCAACGTGCACGCCTTTCGGGTGGCCGTGAACACCCTCACGGGCGAGATTCGAATTTTGCAGTCCATTCAGGCCGCGGACGCCGGTTTCGTCATCAATCCGGAGCAGACCCGGGGCCAGGTTGAGGGTGGGGTGGCCCAGGCCATCGGCACGGCACTGTTCGAGGAGGTCACCCTCGATGGTGCAGGCACCGTCACCACGCGGGTGCTGCGCAATTACCACATTCCCCAGCTTGTCGACCTTCCCGTGACCGAGGTGTATTTCGCCGAGACCACCGACGACCTCGGCCCCTACGGTGCCAAGTCCATGAGCGAATCGACCTACAACCCGGTTGCGCCGGCGCTGGCGAACGCGGTGCGGGATGCCATCGGTGTGCGGCCCTACGAGCTGCCCATGTCGCGCGACCGAATTTGGCGTCTGCTGCAGCAGCCCCGCTGA
- a CDS encoding FAD binding domain-containing protein, producing the protein MDLNTVTSVIPARHRDDLRALGGGVVPLAGGSELYADPRIHLTGLVDLATFDWPALTVTDAGLEIAATCTFAELSRLPAEAGWTAHPLFYQCCAALFGSFKVWNVATVGGNLATALPAGPMITLAVALDAEVLIWRADGSDERMPAVAFVTGNMSTVLNEGDVLRSIHLRSAQLGARTAFRKIALSPLGRSGAVLAGRLDVDGTFVITVTGGTIRPVQLRYAGIPPQTRLRSDIDAITDWFTDAHGAADWRQAVSGVLAEEIRQELNEDENQNENEDEDNR; encoded by the coding sequence ATGGACCTCAACACCGTGACGAGCGTCATCCCCGCCCGACACCGCGACGACCTGCGCGCCCTGGGTGGCGGCGTGGTGCCGCTGGCTGGCGGCTCGGAACTCTATGCCGACCCTCGCATCCACTTGACCGGTCTCGTCGATTTGGCCACCTTCGACTGGCCGGCGCTCACCGTCACGGACGCGGGGCTGGAGATCGCGGCAACGTGCACGTTTGCCGAATTGTCCCGACTGCCCGCCGAAGCGGGGTGGACCGCGCATCCGCTTTTCTACCAGTGCTGCGCCGCCCTGTTCGGGTCCTTCAAGGTGTGGAATGTGGCAACGGTCGGCGGAAACCTCGCCACCGCACTGCCCGCCGGCCCCATGATCACCCTGGCGGTTGCGCTCGATGCCGAGGTGCTCATCTGGCGTGCCGACGGCAGCGACGAGCGGATGCCGGCGGTCGCCTTCGTCACCGGAAACATGTCCACCGTGCTGAACGAGGGCGATGTGCTGCGGTCCATCCACCTGCGGTCCGCGCAGCTCGGGGCGCGCACCGCGTTTCGCAAGATCGCCCTGTCTCCGCTCGGGCGGTCCGGGGCCGTTCTGGCCGGCCGGTTGGATGTCGACGGGACCTTCGTGATCACCGTGACGGGGGGCACGATTCGTCCCGTGCAACTGCGGTACGCGGGCATCCCCCCACAGACACGCCTGCGCAGCGACATTGACGCCATCACCGACTGGTTCACCGACGCCCACGGGGCGGCCGACTGGCGCCAGGCCGTAAGCGGTGTGCTTGCCGAGGAAATCCGTCAGGAACTGAACGAAGACGAAAACCAGAACGAGAACGAGGACGAGGACAACCGATGA
- a CDS encoding DUF2017 family protein, with the protein MTRFGLADSGDLLGRFEPIEVDLLKLAVEQLVEMLERAGEDVTVASADPALRRMLPDAYPGDDEATQEFRRFTAGDLIEAKVFNARVVLATLRAALVDTPAALVEETAKTPRTRRQKPVPRTAVTLDIDPAAVQSWLRTLNDLRLTLAERLIMSPDGRIQLEGEEEPFLRELYEWLGMVQESLIYTIDI; encoded by the coding sequence GTGACGCGCTTCGGCCTCGCGGACTCCGGAGACCTCCTGGGCCGATTCGAGCCGATCGAGGTCGACCTGCTCAAACTGGCGGTGGAACAGCTGGTGGAGATGCTCGAGCGCGCCGGCGAAGACGTGACCGTGGCATCCGCTGACCCCGCGTTACGGCGAATGTTGCCGGATGCCTACCCCGGCGATGACGAGGCAACCCAGGAATTTCGCCGCTTCACGGCGGGCGATCTGATCGAGGCGAAGGTCTTCAACGCCCGCGTCGTGCTCGCCACACTGCGTGCGGCTCTCGTTGATACCCCGGCGGCCCTGGTCGAGGAGACCGCGAAGACCCCGCGAACCCGCCGACAGAAGCCCGTGCCCCGCACGGCGGTCACCCTGGACATCGATCCGGCAGCAGTGCAATCGTGGCTGCGCACCCTGAACGACCTGCGACTCACTCTCGCGGAGCGCCTGATCATGTCCCCCGATGGCCGCATTCAGCTGGAGGGCGAGGAGGAGCCGTTCCTGCGTGAACTGTACGAGTGGCTCGGCATGGTTCAGGAATCCCTCATTTACACCATCGACATTTAG
- the clpS gene encoding ATP-dependent Clp protease adapter ClpS: protein MTVTDPLLDVRPNAVLDRPWVTLVWNDPVNLMSYVSYVFRSYFGVTPEEAERLMLQVHHNGKSVVATGNREAMERHVEAMHGYGLWATLAKADS, encoded by the coding sequence GTGACTGTCACAGACCCACTCCTCGATGTGCGCCCCAACGCGGTCCTCGATCGCCCCTGGGTGACGCTGGTGTGGAACGACCCGGTCAACCTCATGTCCTATGTGTCGTATGTATTCCGCAGCTACTTTGGCGTCACCCCGGAGGAGGCCGAGCGGCTCATGCTGCAGGTTCATCACAACGGCAAGTCCGTCGTCGCCACGGGTAACCGGGAGGCAATGGAACGCCACGTCGAAGCCATGCACGGGTATGGGCTCTGGGCCACGCTCGCCAAGGCAGACTCGTGA
- a CDS encoding SufS family cysteine desulfurase — MTSLVSPTVTAPTLTAVEVERIRNDFPILGQRVNGHPLNYLDSGATSQNPISVMEAEQEYYEQRNAAVHRGAHTLAVGATEVFEAARETVAAFIGASSDELVWTSNATEAINLVTYSFSNASLGLGGGAAKRFALGAGDEIVVTEMEHHANLIPWQQLALRTGATLRFIPILDDGTLDLIAAAEIVGTHTRVLAFSHASNVTGIINPVAELVRLARRVGALVLLDACQSAPHFAMNVVDLDVDFVVFSGHKMLGPTGIGALYGKADVLADMPPFLTGGSMITTVSMEKAEFLAPPQRFEAGTQRISQAIALAAAVDYLRETGMDKIGGWDKELGQRLVAGLGEIPGVRVLGPGVGVERLGLASFDLAGVHAHDVGQYLDDAGIAVRVGHHCTQPLHRRLGVTASTRASTYLYTTTDEVDEFLATLREVAPFFGVTA; from the coding sequence ATGACCTCTCTCGTTTCCCCAACCGTGACGGCTCCCACGCTGACCGCCGTCGAGGTTGAACGCATCCGTAACGACTTCCCCATTCTGGGACAGCGGGTGAATGGGCATCCACTCAACTACCTGGATTCGGGCGCCACGTCGCAGAATCCGATCAGCGTGATGGAAGCCGAGCAGGAATACTACGAGCAGCGCAACGCCGCCGTGCACCGGGGGGCGCACACCCTCGCTGTCGGAGCGACGGAGGTGTTTGAAGCCGCCCGCGAGACGGTCGCCGCGTTCATTGGCGCATCGAGCGACGAGCTGGTGTGGACATCAAACGCTACCGAAGCCATCAACCTCGTGACCTACTCGTTCTCCAACGCATCGCTGGGGCTGGGGGGAGGGGCCGCGAAACGGTTCGCGCTCGGCGCCGGCGACGAGATCGTGGTTACCGAGATGGAGCACCACGCCAACCTCATCCCCTGGCAGCAACTGGCCCTGCGGACCGGGGCCACGCTTCGGTTCATTCCCATTCTCGACGACGGCACCCTTGACCTAATTGCGGCGGCGGAGATTGTGGGCACCCACACCCGGGTGCTGGCCTTCAGCCATGCGTCCAACGTGACGGGGATCATCAACCCCGTGGCCGAACTCGTGCGTCTCGCTCGGCGGGTGGGTGCGCTGGTGCTTCTGGACGCCTGCCAATCCGCGCCGCACTTTGCCATGAACGTCGTTGACCTCGACGTGGACTTTGTCGTCTTCTCCGGCCACAAGATGCTCGGTCCCACCGGAATCGGGGCGCTCTACGGCAAGGCCGACGTGCTGGCCGATATGCCGCCGTTTCTAACGGGTGGCTCCATGATCACCACGGTGAGCATGGAGAAAGCCGAATTCCTCGCGCCGCCGCAGCGCTTTGAGGCGGGAACCCAGCGCATTTCCCAGGCAATCGCGCTCGCCGCGGCTGTGGACTACCTGCGGGAAACGGGTATGGACAAAATTGGGGGCTGGGACAAGGAGCTCGGTCAGCGTCTCGTTGCCGGTCTGGGGGAGATTCCGGGTGTGCGTGTGCTGGGTCCCGGAGTCGGTGTGGAGCGACTCGGACTGGCCAGTTTCGACCTGGCCGGTGTGCACGCCCACGATGTGGGTCAGTACCTCGACGACGCGGGTATTGCCGTGCGCGTGGGGCACCACTGCACGCAGCCGCTGCATCGCCGTCTGGGCGTGACCGCGTCGACCCGGGCAAGCACGTATCTGTACACGACAACCGACGAGGTGGATGAGTTCCTCGCGACACTTCGTGAAGTGGCACCATTTTTCGGAGTGACTGCGTGA